Proteins encoded by one window of Bactrocera oleae isolate idBacOlea1 chromosome 4, idBacOlea1, whole genome shotgun sequence:
- the mim gene encoding pneumococcal serine-rich repeat protein isoform X7, whose amino-acid sequence MDLSLERDSSSALGSLFQQIINDLKNTSPLWEDFVTKATKLHQCLRAAIQAIAAYLDAFQKIADAATNSRGASKEIGTALTRVCLRHKAVESRLKTFTTAIMDCLVQPLQEKLEDWKRTVITIDKEHAKEYKRCRTELKKRSSDTLRLQKKARKGQSDTIQSLMDSHKQDVTLRRAELEEVEKKSLRSAMIEERLRYCTFVHMLQPVVKEECEVMSELGHLQEAMDSIALVTKEPSVLPQASEELIHDTKATMSLYPESPGGGSSSQGGCSNSLGSRKSSVCSISSMNSSGSSNSPGHHHYPRSLSQLISPAIRLKPGESSDSGFCSSPALTTQASTATSQSHAVSTWPPHSQDAVPVLPPASDRPHTISTAYEKGHQRPPLTVYTFQNPETILEGSGGSGSIPGTPNGTSGGPGSGANTPSTQKSPAGALSRPPLPVRCSSLERPLSANNNRSTNNLLQRQCPSPIPAHITKELSAHHAQQHMQQQQQTQQLQQLLQTSSPPPTYVNMSELANMAAAKITNQQQQQQRPVAALQQQHSIDSISSQFSNDSTASGNQQSQQQQHQTGVMVSGNNNSTGSKTRSHSVSSSSASSNTPSLHSHPSIESGTIATPLVGQTPTPSSGSSTPQNHYSPLLTNSPSSTAAGTPSGGSVTSGMLSGFVYNVNSPTPPQSGTASVDSDVLKITETDAAGQPTIVPIHETNTQQQETSNANNNAICIESQTTPTETSEQTCTNAIDSTATANDTESPTIVENDERSRASVLQKASMFEKQAAAAAGSTAAVTPGRSTVEAIYGTRRTPDEVYRTANPSIGGNHYQQPSPHQQQQPQQQQQHVEQQEVDKSFEDSIQELNNLIGELDSFQREIDASKRATATTTAVSQATTADGTVGDNCGDRPFPLIGTSSNSVVADNNKMGNNAKAITTLATVVTEAERVDMTTALTVICPPRPPKSPQCASNQTSGCGTDLSDTASDDVAADVGSLTSINNNHNNNNNTKGSNNNEHNASLSSRESCATGHDNNVRTLQQYNSDSELSRCYVSETSSLAGGYENPTFAHFATAVSSSSIAASSGVDEPADVGSVIGDNRSLMAVSSTTTADDCASHTSDTYQMPQQAADNGSDGGSNVVVIYDHQIPMTPDIDYVKQNSEIVVLRTKDPLQQQLGRQEMRELTQLPTSLCAPHDGLATPGAGMMSVLALSSSSLSCLGPNSPPHTATVAPAKQRLSSFRASSEQQLQLLGCGDNNNSGSELSLLRTPHHHHQQYANAGTPQAQTECSKEGSRRVATPPNAHNMHADTIIRRKAAIPPPKPSLSIFNGQAADHLSLEANASVRKSSSSSCRGSCEAVVERLTATPTPPPPLLTKANFKADLDAKIRKQKLKLQLQHEQQQHHELLLQKQQLLQEQQQLQHSPQSAANNTNSSIYLSNHSHNNLNHNNSNNTTINNITTTNTTTNSGVGNGLGNRNSSSGASSNTHNNSNNNNCNAISLNKRSCSTAMSNATTTKTTTASASASASASNHLAFVVKAASSHHHTNASASSSLAGPQLVYQNVSVSTCAYACSSACATPTPPTIHTKQSAASASVSSASASASNSNINSANAKPNITPRPASLSGGVTRIARRSSVNTAKPPPPVRRSSSVTPSHTATGTAATQSPQQNQQQQQQQHQHYQQLHHLHPHANQQLTSATTTTIQNSPYDTVESLPPPPAYLLDSRQAQSSTPTPPPPSAVSATAIPSSSLKVAETVKALSAMRHKPASPNAIRHMQQQQQQQLQQSHQSLQTFSSTALLPPDCNTEQTLHYDAYSYYNPYMEVRTTTQLTSAKMPLTNANHANDAKEAAYQTLPITPTPIYYYDAVTMQPTTMATTPTKSKHLQSNALQDTYGVNTALRTTPNKTNNPPVSPSYTSPPPYDFQHSKIELPPPLPPPNPNQQRSLKQQQQKQFVDHQYNTPATCTLQPSQYQHNNNQLQPKRQHEQIYDYLPSHQHLHSPKPQHKPQPQPQQQTSQIQQQQQLAHNIDALMIDNEDEPTVYSDNASFRTSSPGIYAQPKIVTSMSSFRSASPAPTNDHHNQHHHVIPPTQPKTNPNLIAQLSARLSKQNQQQHTGDGIYGSTPNSPNHHNMHQQQLQQQQHQHQHHQSEPVYMRNYTHPHHQQHQPHQQQQMPSVATGSMHQQQNYDAAQTPKHQSSYAHAGGVARQQQQQQQQQHHSHHREPHTHSCPPPLENPPPPPTNSSIYAATANATATMPKNATRSNVSATYAPPTSTMTLPKNLAQQRLQQQQHYQQQQQHYQQQQYQQSIATGANAAAQQHHQAQQHSQTTTVNQRAQMPLPYQQQQQMSYKQKSATLQSNHRQPPIPSRHSSVQQKIFVATNPFIQTTTIHCHSPASVHSQPASPTCSSPSSLASIYGTSSRSHHHHHHQQQQQQQHQHHGSGSGVGGGTAGNGFYAAPHNSTSYASSNIEKAGSIRSKTKAEFLENLNAKLAKQGLSGRAFAVRNLINSKALMYQNPQTLMRPSAQYRAQPQAPPTPPTSSAEESSSH is encoded by the exons GAGCTTCCAAAGAAATTGGCACCGCTTTGACGCGGGTCTGTCTACGCCACAAAGCGGTCGAATCACGTCTGAAGACTTTCACAACAGCAATAATGGACTGCCTTGTACAGCCATTGCAA GAAAAACTAGAAGACTGGAAGCGCACAGTGATCACTATCGACAAGGAACATGCCAAAGAGTATAAGCGCTGTCGCACTGAACTGAAAAAGCGATCCAGCGACACGTTACGACTGCAGAAGAAAGCACGTAAAGGTCAATCGGATACTATACAGTCACTTATGGACTCACATAAGCAGGATGTGACATTGCGACGCGCCGAATTGGAGGAGGTGGAAAAGAAATCTTTGCGTTCGGCAATGATCGAGGAGCGTTTGCGATATTGTACGTTTGTGCATATGCTGCAGCCAGTTGTGAAGGAAGAGTGCGAAGTCATGTCAGAGCTGGGACATTTACAG GAAGCAATGGATTCTATCGCCCTCGTTACAAAAGAGCCCAGCGTCCTACCACAAGCATCCGAGGAACTTATACATGACACCAAAGCCACTATGTCGCTATATCCCGAGTCGCCGGGTGGCGGTTCGAGCTCACAAGGTGGTTGCTCGAATTCGCTGGGCTCACGCAAAAGTTCCGTTTGTTCGATTAGCTCCATGAACAGCAGTGGCTCAAGCAACTCACCGGGACATCATCACTATCCACGTTCGCTATCGCAG TTAATTTCGCCTGCAATACGCTTGAAACCTGGTGAATCCAGTGATAGTGGCTTTTGCTCATCGCCAGCGCTAACCACAcag GCTTCTACTGCCACTAGTCAATCACATGCTGTTTCCACTTGGCCACCACATTCCCAAGATGCCGTTCCAGTGTTGCCACCTGCCTCCGATCGTCCACACACAATCTCAACCGCTTACGAGAAGGGACATCAGCGGCCACCACTCACTGTTTACACGTTCCAGAATCCGGAGACCATTCTAGAGGGTAGCGGTGGCAGCGGCAGCATACCGGGTACGCCAAATGGCACCAGTGGCGGTCCTGGGTCCGGCGCTAATACACCATCTACACAAAAGTCGCCAGCCGGTGCATTGAGTCGCCCACCTTTGCCAGTG CGCTGCTCTTCGTTGGAACGACCACTTTCGGCCAACAATAATCGCAGCACCAACAATCTCTTACAGCGTCAATGCCCATCACCCATACCGGCTCACATAACGAAAG AGCTATCAGCGCATCATGCACAACAACAcatgcagcagcagcaacagacacaacaactgcaacaacttTTGCAGACATCATCGCCGCCGCCCACATACGTCAATATGTCTGAGTTGGCCAATATGGCGGCAGCAAAAATTactaaccaacaacaacagcaacagcggcCAGTCGCCGCCCTGCAACAACAGCACTCGATCGACTCTATTTCCTCACAGTTTTCCAACGATTCGACTGCATCGGGCAATCAacagtcacaacaacaacaacaccagacCGGTGTTATGgtcagcggcaacaacaacagcaccggCAGCAAAACACGTTCACATTCCGTTTCCTCCTCGTCTGCTTCCTCGAACACACCATCCCTGCATTCGCATCCCTCCATAGAGTCCGGCACGATAGCCACACCACTTGTTGGCCAAACACCGACACCATCGAGCGGCAGCTCAACACCACAAAACCACTATTCACCACTGCTGACCAATTCGCCGTCATCAACGGCGGCTGGTACACCAAGTGGCGGCAGCGTGACGAGCGGCATGTTGAGCGGTTTCGTATACAATGTCAATTCACCAACGCCACCACAAAGTGGCACAGCTTCAGTCGATAGTGATGTGCTGAAGATCACCGAAACCGATGCAGCTGGTCAACCCACCATTGTACCCATACACGAAACAAATACACAGcaacaagaaacaagtaatgcCAATAACAATGCTATATGCATAGAGTCCCAAACCACACCCACCGAAACGTCCGAGCAAACCTGTACAAATGCCATCGATTCAACTGCGACAGCAAACGATACAGAATCTCCAACTATTGTAGAGAATGACGAACGTTCACGCGCCTCAGTGTTGCAAAAAGCCTCAATGTTCGAGAAACAGGCGGCTGCCGCAGCCGGATCCACCGCTGCGGTCACACCGGGACGCTCTACGGTCGAGGCCATATATGGCACGCGCCGGACTCCGGATGAGGTTTATCGCACGGCCAACCCCAGCATCGGTGGTAATCATTATCAACAGCCATCGCcacatcagcagcagcaaccgcaacaacaacagcagcatgtGGAGCAGCAAGAAGTGG ATAAAAGTTTTGAAGACTCGATCcaagaattaaataatttaattggcGAATTAGACTCGTTTCAACGCGAGATCGATGCAAGCAAGcgcgcaacagcaacaacaactgccgTATCACAAGCAACAACTGCGGATGGGACTGTGGGCGATAATTGTGGGGATCGGCCCTTCCCCTTGATCGGCACGAGCAGTAACAGCGTCGTCGCCGACAACAATAAGATGGGCAACAATgccaaagcaataacaacattaGCGACAGTAGTGACAGAAGCGGAACGCGTCGACATGACAACGGCATTAACCGTTATTTGCCCACCGCGTCCACCCAAGTCACCACAATGCGCGAGCAACCAAACTAGCGGCTGCGGCACTGATCTCTCCGACACCGCTTCCGATGATGTTGCCGCTGATGTCGGCTCGTTGACGAGCATAAAtaacaatcacaacaacaataacaacacaaagGGTAGCAATAACAACGAACACAATGCCAGCTTGAGCAGCCGAGAGAGTTGTGCCACAGGCCATGACAATAACGTTCGCACACTGCAACAATACAATTCCGATTCGGAGCTGAGTCGTTGCTATGTAAGCGAAACGAGTTCGCTGGCGGGCGGCTACGAGAATCCCACTTTCGCGCACTTCGCCACAGCGGTGTCTTCATCGTCGATAGCCGCCTCGTCGGGCGTGGATGAGCCCGCCGATGTGGGCAGCGTTATCGGCGATAATCGCTCGTTGATGGCAGTGTCATCGACAACGACAGCCGACGATTGCGCATCGCACACCTCCGACACGTACCAGATGCCACAACAGGCTGCCGACAACGGCAGCGATGGCGGCAGTAATGTCGTCGTAATCTACGATCATCAGATACCAATGACGCCGGACATCGACTATGTCAAACAGAATTCCGAAATTGTCGTGCTGCGCACAAAGGATCCACTACAGCAACAATTGGGACGACAGGAAATGCGCGAATTGACACAACTGCCGACTAGTTTGTGTGCGCCACACGATGGTTTGGCCACACCGGGCGCCGGCATGATGTCCGTACTGGCCTTGTCGTCGTCGTCGTTGTCGTGCTTGGGACCAAACTCGCCACCGCACACCGCAACCGTAGCGCCTGCCAAACAGCGACTCTCCTCTTTCCGCGCCTCCAGCGAACAACAATTGCAGCTGCTCGGTTGTggcgacaacaacaatagtggCAGCGAACTCTCATTGCTGCGCACGCCGCACCATCATCACCAGCAGTATGCAAACGCAGGTACGCCACAAGCGCAAACAGAGTGCAGCAAGGAAGGTAGTAGAAGGGTGGCAACACCACCAAATGCACACAACATGCACGCAGATACCATAATACGCCGCAAAGCAGCGATACCGCCACCCAAACCGAGTTTGAGTATATTCAATGGCCAAGCGGCCGACCATTTGAGTTTAGAGGCTAACGCCAGCGTGCGTaagagtagtagtagtagttgtAGAGGTAGTTGTGAAGCGGTGGTAGAGCGGTTAACGGCTACGCCCACACCGCCGCCACCGCTTTTGACGAAGGCCAATTTCAAGGCCGATTTAGATGCGAAAATTCGCAAGCAGAAATTGAAGTTGCAACTGCAGCATGAACAGCAGCAACACCACGAGCTGTTGCTACAGAAGCAGCAATTGTTGCAggagcaacaacaattacaacattCACCACAATCAGCCGCCAACAACACAAATAGTTCAATATATCTTAGCAACCACAGCCACAACAACCTCAATCATAATAATTCCAACAACACCACTATAAACAACATCACCACCACCAACACCACAACCAACAGCGGCGTGGGCAATGGCCTTGGCAATCGTAATAGCAGCAGCGGCGCCAGCAGCAACactcacaacaacagcaataacaataattgtAATGCAATTAGCTTAAATAAGCGCAGTTGTAGCACCGCTATGTcgaacgcaacaacaacaaaaactacaactgCATCTGCATCCGCATCCGCATCCGCATCAAATCATTTGGCATTTGTAGTAAAAGCTGCATCATCCCATCACCATACAAACGCATCCGCATCATCCTCATTAGCAGGGCCACAGCTTGTCTATCAAAATG TGTCTGTCTCCACCTGTGCCTATGCGTGTTCTTCCGCTTGTGCAACACCAACACCACCCACCATTCACACCAAACAATCAGCAGCTTCTGCCTCGGTCTCGTCTGCATCTGCATCCGCATCCAACTCCAATATAAATTCCGCCAACGCCAAACCGAATATCACGCCGAGACCGGCTTCATTGTCGG GAGGCGTAACACGCATAGCGCGTCGCTCGTCGGTGAACACGGCCAAACCACCGCCACCAGTGCGTCGCAGCTCATCGGTGACGCCAAGTCACACTGCCACCGGCACGGCG GCTACACAATCGCCACAACAaaatcaacagcagcaacaacaacaacatcaacactATCAACAACTTCATCATTTACATCCTCATGCCAACCAACAGCTAACGTCAgctacgacaacaacaatacaaaattcCCCCTACGATACCGTTGAGAGTCTGCCACCCCCACCCGCTTATCTACTAGACTCAAGACAAGCACAATCGTCGACTCCCACACCGCCGCCACCATCAGCTGTTTCAGCTACAGCAATACCGAGTTCATCATTGAAAGTTGCCGAAACGGTGAAGGCGTTATCGGCTATGCGACACAAACCCGCTTCCCCGAACGCGATACGGCacatgcaacagcaacaacaacaacagttgcaGCAATCACATCAGTCGCTGCAG ACATTCTCCTCTACTGCTTTGTTGCCGCCCGACTGCAACACTGAACAGACGCTTCATTACGATGCCTACTCGTACTATAATCCCTATATGGAGGTCAGGACCACCACCCAACTGACCTCTGCCAAAATGCCGCTTACTAATGCTAATCATGCTAATGACGCTAAAGAAGCTGCCTATCAAACTTTGCCAATAACACCAACACCTATTTATTACTATGATGCCGTTACCATGCAgccaacaacaatggcaacaacacCAACGAAGTCAAAACACTTGCAGTCAAATGCACTGCAGGACACGTATGGTGTGAACACCGCGCTTCGTACTACACCCAATAAGACAAACAATCCACCGGTGTCACCATCGTACACTTCACCGCCACCATACGATTTCCAACATAGcaaaatagagttgccaccacCATTACCGCCACCCAATCCTAATCAACAGCGTTCActtaagcagcaacaacaaaaacaatttgttgATCACCAATACAATACACCAGCTACATGTACATTGCAACCATCACAAtatcaacacaacaacaatcagTTACAACCAAAACGCCAACATGAACAGATTTATGATTATTTGCCGTCACATCAGCACCTGCACTCCCCCAAGCCACAGCATAAACCGCAGCCACAGCCGCAGCAGCAGACAtcgcaaatacaacaacaacagcaactagcACATAATATAGACGCTCTCATGATCGATAATGAGGATGAGCCAACCGTGTATAGCGACAACGCC TCATTCCGCACTTCATCGCCCGGTATTTATGCGCAGCCGAAAATAGTCACAAGCATGTCGAGTTTCCGTTCGGCCAGTCCGGCACCAACGAATGATCATCACAACCAGCACCATCATGTCATACCACCAACACAACCGAAAACCAATCCGAATTTGATTGCACAGCTGAGTGCGCGACTAAGcaaacaaaatcaacaacagCACACCGGTGATGGCATTTATGGTTCAACACCGAATTCACCAAATCATCACAATAtgcaccaacaacaactacaacaacagcagcatcaACACCAGCATCACCAAAGTGAGCCAGTCTATATGCGGAACTACACGCATCCTCACCATCAACAACACCAGCCGCATCAGCAGCAGCAGATGCCGTCAGTCGCCACCGGTTCGATGCATCAGCAGCAAAACTATGACG CTGCGCAGACGCCCAAGCATCAGTCGTCTTATGCACACGCCGGTGGTGTCGCtagacagcagcagcaacaacaacaacaacagcaccatTCGCATCATCGcgagccacacacacacagctgcCCGCCGCCGCTTGAAAATCCACCGCCGCCACCCACAAACTCATCCATTTATGCTGCCACTGCCAATGCCACCGCGACCATGCCCAAAAATGCAACGCGCTCGAATGTAAGCGCCACCTATGCGCCGCCCACCTCTACCATGACATTGCCTAAGAATCTCGCACAACAACGtttacagcagcaacaacattatcagcagcagcaacaacactaccaacagcaacaatatcAACAATCTATCGCCACCGGCGCCAACGCAGCCGCTCAGCAGCACCATCAGGCACAGCAACATTCCCAGACGACTACTGTTAACCAGCGCGCACAGATGCCACTGccataccaacaacaacaacaaatgtccTACAAGCAAAAATCGGCCACATTGCAGAGTAACCACCGTCAACCGCCCATACCGTCGCGTCACTCTAGCGTACAGCAAAAGATATTCGTGGCCACCAATCCGTTCATCCAAACCACCACAATACATTGTCACTCGCCCGCGTCGGTGCATTCGCAGCCGGCTTCACCCACCTGCTCGTCGCCGTCGTCGTTGGCGAGCATTTATGGCACCAGTTCGCGCAGtcatcatcaccatcaccatcagcagcagcaacaacaacaacaccaacatcaTGGCAGTGGCAGCGGCGTCGGCGGCGGCACAGCCGGCAATGGTTTCTATGCCGCCCCGCACAATTCAA CGAGTTACGCCAGCTCAAACATTGAGAAAGCCGGCAGCATACGCTCGAAAACCAAAGCTGAATTTCTCGAAAACCTCAACGCCAAGTTGGCCAAACAAGGCCTATCCGGACGCGCCTTCGCTGTGCGCAATCTAATCAATAGCAAAGCATTG ATGTATCAAAATCCACAAACACTTATGCGTCCAAGCGCACAATATCGCGCACAACCACAAGCACCGCCGACACCGCCAACTTCCTCCGCCGAAGAGTCCTCGTCGCATTAA